The Mycolicibacterium doricum genome includes a region encoding these proteins:
- a CDS encoding NAD(P)H-hydrate dehydratase: protein MRHYYSAEAIRDAEAPLLQRLSDGALMRRAAFGLATAIARELTARTGGVAGRRVCAVVGSGDNGGDALWAATLLRRRGASATAVLLNPDRAHPKGLAAFRAAGGQVVENVPTATDLVIDGVVGISGSGALRPGAAEVFAAVDDAGIPVVAVDIPSGLDVQTGAADGPHVNAASTVTFGGLKPVHALAECGRVELIDIGLDLPPSDVRGVEAADVRSRWPRPGPKDDKYTQGVTGVLAGSSTYPGAAILCAGAAVAATSGMVRYAGSAAAEVVSHWPEVVAAPNAAAAGRVQSWVVGPGLGTNEAAAAALCFALDTDLPVIVDADGLTLLAAHPDLVVDRGAPTVLTPHAGEFARLAGSPPGDDRVRSARRVSEQLGATVLLKGNVTVVAEPGGPAYLNPAGEAWAATAGSGDVLSGMIGALLAAGLPAGEAAAMAAFVHAHAANASAADPGPRAAPTSASRILHHIRTALASI, encoded by the coding sequence ATGCGGCACTACTACAGCGCGGAGGCGATCCGCGACGCCGAAGCACCGCTGCTGCAGCGCCTCTCCGACGGCGCTCTCATGCGGCGCGCAGCGTTCGGTCTGGCGACGGCGATCGCCCGCGAACTCACCGCACGCACCGGTGGCGTCGCCGGGCGGCGGGTCTGTGCGGTTGTCGGGTCGGGTGACAACGGCGGTGACGCACTGTGGGCCGCCACGTTGCTGCGCCGGCGCGGGGCGTCGGCCACCGCGGTGCTGCTCAACCCGGACCGTGCCCATCCGAAGGGGCTCGCCGCGTTCCGCGCGGCCGGTGGTCAGGTGGTCGAAAATGTGCCTACGGCAACGGATCTGGTGATCGACGGCGTGGTGGGCATTTCCGGTTCCGGGGCGCTGCGGCCCGGCGCGGCCGAGGTGTTCGCCGCCGTCGACGACGCCGGGATCCCGGTGGTGGCCGTCGACATTCCCAGTGGCCTCGACGTGCAGACGGGTGCCGCCGACGGGCCGCACGTGAACGCCGCCTCGACCGTGACGTTCGGCGGCCTCAAACCCGTACATGCCCTGGCAGAATGCGGCAGGGTCGAACTCATCGACATCGGTCTGGACCTGCCGCCGTCGGATGTACGGGGCGTCGAGGCGGCCGACGTGCGGAGCCGGTGGCCACGGCCGGGACCGAAAGACGACAAGTACACCCAGGGTGTGACCGGCGTGCTGGCCGGTTCGTCGACCTATCCGGGTGCGGCGATCCTGTGCGCCGGGGCCGCTGTGGCCGCCACCAGCGGTATGGTGCGCTACGCCGGAAGTGCTGCCGCCGAGGTCGTTTCGCACTGGCCGGAGGTCGTCGCCGCGCCCAACGCCGCGGCGGCGGGGCGGGTGCAGTCCTGGGTCGTGGGCCCCGGCCTCGGGACAAACGAGGCGGCCGCGGCGGCGTTGTGCTTCGCACTGGACACCGACCTGCCGGTGATCGTCGACGCCGACGGGCTCACGCTGCTGGCCGCCCACCCCGACCTCGTCGTCGACCGCGGCGCGCCCACCGTGCTCACGCCGCATGCCGGGGAGTTCGCACGGCTGGCCGGATCGCCACCGGGAGACGACCGGGTCCGCTCGGCCCGCAGGGTGTCCGAGCAGCTCGGCGCCACCGTGCTGCTGAAGGGCAACGTCACCGTCGTCGCCGAACCCGGCGGCCCGGCGTACCTCAACCCGGCGGGTGAGGCGTGGGCCGCCACCGCCGGTTCCGGCGACGTCCTGTCCGGGATGATCGGCGCGCTGCTGGCCGCCGGCCTACCCGCCGGTGAGGCCGCGGCGATGGCGGCGTTCGTCCACGCCCACGCCGCGAACGCGTCCGCGGCCGACCCCGGTCCTCGAGCGGCGCCCACCTCGGCGTCGCGCATCCTGCACCACATCCGCACCGCACTGGCCAGTATCTGA
- the alr gene encoding alanine racemase: MQTIETTTTETTTTETTTTETTTTTPTAQVVIDLDAITHNVARLRERAGAAQVMPVLKADGYGHGATEVARTVLAAGVTELGVATLDEALALRRDGITAPVLAWLHTPGTDFAPALHADVQLAVSSVRQLGEVLDAVHGTGTTATLTVKADTGLSRNGVSPAEYPALLDRLARAVAEDAVRVRGIMSHLACGDEPHNPTNDRQAQRLADMRRRAADAGVTFEIAHLCNSPAAMTRPDLAFDMVRPGIAVYGQTPIPALGDMGLRPAMTLKCPVAQVRPIKAGDGVSYGHTWIAERDTTVALLPIGYADGVSRTLSGRLQVLINGRLRPGVGRICMDQFVVDLGPGAVDVAEGDEAILFGPGAYGEPTAQDWAETLGTINYEIVTSPRGRVVRAYRRGSR; the protein is encoded by the coding sequence ATGCAGACAATTGAGACGACCACGACTGAGACGACCACGACTGAGACGACCACGACTGAGACGACCACGACGACGCCCACCGCCCAGGTGGTCATCGACCTCGACGCGATCACGCACAACGTGGCGCGCCTGCGCGAACGCGCCGGGGCGGCGCAGGTGATGCCGGTGCTCAAGGCCGACGGCTACGGGCACGGTGCCACCGAGGTCGCCAGAACGGTGCTCGCGGCCGGCGTCACCGAGCTGGGAGTGGCCACGCTCGACGAGGCGCTCGCCCTGCGCCGCGACGGGATCACCGCACCGGTGCTGGCGTGGCTCCACACCCCCGGCACCGACTTTGCCCCCGCCCTGCACGCCGACGTCCAACTCGCCGTGTCCTCGGTGCGCCAACTCGGCGAGGTCCTCGACGCCGTGCACGGGACCGGGACGACGGCCACCCTCACCGTCAAGGCCGACACCGGGCTGAGTCGCAACGGGGTGAGCCCCGCCGAATACCCGGCGCTGCTGGACCGGCTGGCCCGTGCGGTCGCCGAGGACGCAGTCCGGGTCCGGGGCATCATGAGCCATCTGGCGTGCGGTGACGAACCCCACAACCCGACCAACGACCGGCAGGCGCAGCGGCTGGCGGACATGCGGCGCCGGGCCGCCGACGCTGGAGTGACGTTCGAGATCGCGCATCTGTGCAACTCCCCCGCCGCGATGACCCGGCCCGATCTGGCCTTCGACATGGTCCGTCCAGGGATCGCCGTGTACGGGCAGACCCCCATCCCGGCGCTCGGCGACATGGGTCTGCGGCCGGCGATGACGTTGAAATGCCCGGTGGCGCAAGTTCGTCCGATCAAGGCCGGTGACGGCGTCTCCTACGGCCACACCTGGATCGCCGAACGCGACACGACGGTGGCGCTGTTGCCGATCGGCTACGCCGACGGTGTGTCCCGCACCCTCAGCGGACGCCTGCAGGTGTTGATCAACGGCCGGCTGCGGCCGGGTGTCGGACGGATCTGCATGGACCAGTTCGTCGTCGATCTCGGGCCCGGCGCCGTCGACGTTGCCGAGGGCGACGAGGCCATCCTCTTCGGGCCGGGCGCCTACGGCGAACCCACCGCTCAGGACTGGGCCGAGACGCTCGGCACCATCAACTACGAGATCGTGACAAGCCCCCGTGGCCGCGTCGTCAGAGCCTATCGACGGGGAAGTCGTTGA
- a CDS encoding alpha/beta fold hydrolase yields the protein MIDDAIRRRGNAGWLAGAAGLAAVGSLAGVTVARSLIRRVTDDDPYVAEDFELLDADRSSVVTTTDGVPLAVREVGPTDAPLTVVFAHGFCLRMAAFHFQRARLSEQWGDQVRMVFYDQRGHGQSGEAAPDTYTVAQLGQDLESVLAVVAGRGPVVLVGHSMGGMTVLSHARQYPQRYPTRVVGAAIISSAAEGVSRSPLGEILRNPALEAVRFAARYAPGTVHRTRGLARAVIGPILRAGSYGDEKISPSVVAFSQKMMHDTPIPTLVEFLHALEVHDETGGLSTLAKIPTLIACGDRDLLTPVEYSQEMAAVLPKCELVVVPGAGHLVQLEQPEEIDDALVRLVERATPSRLVALTRRIRDRVRPRG from the coding sequence TTGATCGACGACGCGATCAGGCGCCGCGGCAATGCGGGCTGGCTGGCCGGCGCCGCGGGCCTGGCCGCGGTCGGCTCACTGGCCGGAGTGACGGTGGCCCGCTCGCTGATACGCCGAGTCACCGACGACGACCCGTATGTCGCCGAAGACTTCGAGTTGCTCGACGCCGACCGCAGCTCGGTGGTCACCACCACCGACGGGGTGCCGCTGGCCGTCCGCGAGGTCGGCCCCACCGACGCTCCGCTGACCGTCGTGTTCGCCCATGGCTTCTGTCTTCGCATGGCCGCCTTCCACTTCCAGCGGGCCCGCCTGTCGGAGCAGTGGGGCGATCAGGTCCGCATGGTCTTCTACGACCAGCGCGGCCACGGCCAGTCCGGCGAGGCGGCGCCGGACACCTACACCGTCGCGCAGCTCGGACAGGATCTCGAATCGGTGCTGGCCGTCGTCGCTGGGCGTGGGCCGGTGGTGCTGGTAGGCCACTCGATGGGCGGCATGACCGTGCTCTCGCACGCACGGCAGTACCCGCAGCGTTATCCCACCCGTGTCGTCGGCGCCGCGATCATCTCGTCGGCCGCCGAGGGCGTATCCCGTTCCCCGCTCGGTGAGATCCTGAGAAATCCTGCGCTGGAGGCGGTTCGGTTCGCGGCACGCTACGCCCCAGGCACCGTGCACCGCACCCGCGGGCTGGCCCGGGCGGTGATCGGCCCGATCCTGCGCGCGGGATCCTACGGTGACGAGAAGATCAGCCCGAGCGTCGTCGCCTTCTCCCAGAAGATGATGCACGACACGCCGATCCCCACGCTCGTCGAGTTCCTGCACGCGCTGGAGGTGCACGACGAGACCGGTGGCCTGAGCACCCTGGCCAAGATCCCGACGCTGATTGCCTGCGGCGACCGGGACCTGCTCACCCCGGTGGAGTACTCGCAGGAGATGGCGGCCGTGCTGCCCAAATGTGAGCTCGTCGTCGTGCCCGGCGCGGGCCACCTGGTTCAGCTCGAACAGCCGGAGGAGATCGACGACGCGCTGGTGCGGCTGGTCGAACGCGCCACACCGTCCAGACTCGTCGCCCTGACCCGGCGGATCCGCGACCGGGTACGGCCCCGTGGCTGA
- the tsaE gene encoding tRNA (adenosine(37)-N6)-threonylcarbamoyltransferase complex ATPase subunit type 1 TsaE, which yields MADRESGTAELATAQDTMELGARLGAHLCAGDVVVLSGPLGAGKTVLAKGIAEAMDVEGPVTSPTFVLARVHRARQPGRPAMVHVDLYRLLDDPGTDLLAELDSLDLDTDLDDAVVVVEWGEGVAERLSDNHLDIRLERAVETDARIAIWHWSRP from the coding sequence GTGGCTGACCGGGAGAGCGGCACCGCCGAACTGGCCACCGCGCAGGACACCATGGAGCTGGGCGCCCGGCTGGGCGCACACCTGTGCGCCGGTGACGTCGTCGTGCTTTCCGGACCGCTCGGCGCAGGAAAGACCGTGCTGGCCAAGGGCATCGCCGAGGCGATGGATGTCGAGGGCCCAGTCACCTCGCCCACATTCGTGCTGGCTCGGGTGCACCGCGCGCGGCAGCCCGGCCGGCCGGCCATGGTGCACGTCGACCTGTACCGGCTACTCGACGACCCCGGCACCGACCTGCTCGCCGAACTCGACTCACTCGACCTCGACACCGATCTCGACGATGCGGTCGTCGTCGTCGAATGGGGTGAGGGCGTCGCCGAGCGGCTCTCCGACAACCACCTCGACATCCGGCTGGAACGCGCCGTGGAGACCGATGCGCGCATCGCGATCTGGCATTGGAGCCGACCGTGA
- the tsaB gene encoding tRNA (adenosine(37)-N6)-threonylcarbamoyltransferase complex dimerization subunit type 1 TsaB: MSRLVLAIDTATPAVTAGVVRRADDAVSVLAERVTVDPRAHAERLTPNVLAAVGDAGITMEHLTAVVVGCGPGPFTGLRVGMATAAAYGHALGIPVYGVCSLDAIGVATCGEALVVTDARRREVYWARYRDGVRIDGPAVSAPADAPSGATVAAGSPHHAAFRHLTVVGPQYPSVEGLVRAVSDWTAEPGALVPLYLRRPDATPRAEQIRR; the protein is encoded by the coding sequence GTGAGCAGGCTCGTCCTGGCCATCGACACCGCCACCCCCGCCGTGACCGCCGGGGTGGTGCGCCGGGCCGATGACGCGGTCAGCGTGCTCGCCGAGCGGGTGACCGTGGACCCGCGGGCGCACGCGGAACGGTTGACGCCGAACGTGCTGGCCGCCGTCGGGGACGCCGGAATCACCATGGAGCACCTCACCGCCGTGGTGGTCGGCTGTGGGCCGGGCCCGTTCACCGGCCTGCGCGTCGGGATGGCGACGGCCGCCGCCTACGGTCACGCGCTGGGCATACCGGTGTACGGAGTGTGCAGCCTCGACGCCATCGGGGTCGCGACGTGCGGCGAGGCACTCGTGGTGACCGACGCCCGTCGTCGGGAGGTGTACTGGGCGCGCTACCGCGACGGCGTCCGGATCGACGGTCCCGCGGTCAGCGCACCCGCCGACGCGCCATCCGGCGCCACCGTCGCGGCCGGATCGCCCCATCATGCAGCCTTTCGCCACCTTACCGTCGTCGGCCCGCAGTACCCGTCGGTCGAGGGCCTGGTCCGCGCCGTCTCCGACTGGACCGCGGAGCCCGGCGCGCTGGTGCCGCTGTACCTGCGCCGCCCCGACGCGACGCCGCGCGCCGAACAGATCCGCCGGTGA
- the rimI gene encoding ribosomal protein S18-alanine N-acetyltransferase — MSITYGALTKDDAARCADLEAQLFPGDDPWPARAFLAELSAPHNHYVAARADGVLVGYGGIARLGRNAPYEYEIHTIGVDRGYQGRGIGRRMLESLLEIADDGVVFLEVRTDNEPAIALYQSVGFARIGLRKRYYRVSGADAYTMRRDPPSVAKREVP; from the coding sequence GTGAGCATCACCTACGGCGCCCTCACCAAAGACGATGCCGCCCGTTGCGCCGACCTGGAGGCACAGCTCTTCCCGGGCGACGATCCGTGGCCCGCACGCGCGTTCCTCGCCGAACTGAGCGCCCCGCACAACCACTACGTCGCGGCCCGCGCCGACGGTGTCCTCGTCGGCTATGGCGGCATCGCGCGGCTGGGCCGAAACGCGCCGTACGAGTACGAGATCCACACCATCGGTGTGGATCGGGGCTATCAGGGCCGCGGCATCGGCCGCCGGATGCTCGAATCACTGCTCGAGATCGCCGACGACGGCGTGGTGTTCCTCGAGGTGCGCACCGACAACGAGCCGGCCATCGCGCTGTACCAGAGCGTCGGGTTCGCCAGGATCGGGTTGCGCAAGCGCTACTACCGGGTCAGCGGTGCCGACGCCTATACGATGAGGCGAGACCCACCCAGCGTTGCGAAGCGAGAAGTGCCGTGA
- the tsaD gene encoding tRNA (adenosine(37)-N6)-threonylcarbamoyltransferase complex transferase subunit TsaD: protein MIILAVESSCDETGVGIAELTADGTVTLLADEVASSVDEHARFGGVVPEIASRAHLEALVPTMRRALDTAGVGKPDVVAATIGPGLAGALLVGVAAAKAYSAAWQVPFYGVNHLGGHLAADVYDHGPLPESVGLLVSGGHTHLLHVRSLGEPIIELGSTVDDAAGEAYDKVARLLGLGYPGGKVLDDLAREGHRDAIVFPRGMTGPRDDPYAFSFSGLKTAVARYVEGHPEASQADVAAGFQEAVADVLTRKAVRAAETLGVSTLIIAGGVAANSRLRELAGQRCAEAGLTLRIPRPRLCTDNGAMIASFAAHLIAAGATPSPLDAASDPGLPVMRSQVA from the coding sequence GTGATCATCCTGGCCGTCGAGAGCTCCTGCGACGAGACCGGTGTCGGTATCGCCGAACTCACCGCCGACGGCACCGTGACCCTGTTGGCCGACGAGGTGGCCAGCAGCGTCGACGAGCACGCGCGCTTCGGTGGTGTGGTGCCCGAGATCGCCTCGCGCGCCCACCTCGAAGCGCTCGTCCCCACCATGCGGCGCGCGCTCGACACCGCCGGTGTCGGCAAACCCGACGTCGTCGCCGCCACGATCGGGCCCGGGCTGGCCGGCGCCCTCCTGGTGGGAGTGGCTGCCGCCAAAGCCTATTCGGCGGCCTGGCAGGTGCCGTTCTACGGGGTGAACCACCTCGGCGGACACCTGGCCGCCGACGTCTACGACCACGGACCGCTGCCCGAGAGCGTGGGGCTCTTGGTCTCCGGCGGCCACACCCACCTGCTGCACGTGCGGTCGCTCGGGGAGCCGATCATCGAGCTCGGCAGCACGGTCGACGACGCGGCGGGGGAGGCGTACGACAAGGTGGCGCGTCTGCTCGGGCTGGGTTACCCCGGCGGCAAGGTGCTCGACGACCTGGCCCGCGAAGGCCACCGCGACGCGATCGTGTTCCCGCGCGGGATGACCGGTCCCCGCGACGATCCCTATGCGTTCAGCTTCTCCGGTTTGAAGACCGCCGTCGCGCGCTATGTGGAGGGGCATCCCGAAGCCTCGCAGGCCGATGTCGCCGCGGGTTTCCAGGAGGCGGTGGCCGATGTGCTCACCCGCAAGGCGGTGCGGGCGGCCGAAACGCTGGGGGTCTCGACGCTGATCATCGCGGGCGGGGTGGCGGCGAACTCGCGGCTGCGGGAGCTGGCCGGACAGCGGTGCGCCGAAGCCGGCCTGACGCTGCGCATTCCGCGGCCCCGGTTGTGCACCGACAACGGCGCGATGATCGCGTCGTTCGCCGCTCACCTCATCGCCGCAGGTGCCACGCCGTCACCGCTCGACGCGGCCAGTGACCCGGGCCTGCCGGTGATGCGGAGCCAGGTGGCGTGA
- the groES gene encoding co-chaperone GroES, whose protein sequence is MASVNIKPLEDKILVQANEAETTTASGLVIPDTAKEKPQEGTVVAVGPGRWDDEGEKRIPLDVSEGDTVIYSKYGGTEIKYNGEEYLILSARDVLAVVNK, encoded by the coding sequence GTGGCGAGCGTGAACATCAAGCCACTCGAGGACAAGATCCTCGTCCAGGCCAACGAGGCCGAGACCACGACCGCTTCCGGTCTGGTCATCCCGGATACCGCCAAGGAGAAGCCGCAGGAGGGCACCGTTGTCGCCGTCGGCCCCGGCCGCTGGGACGACGAGGGTGAAAAGCGGATTCCGCTGGACGTGTCCGAGGGCGACACCGTCATCTACAGCAAGTACGGCGGTACCGAGATCAAGTACAACGGCGAGGAGTACCTAATCCTCTCGGCCCGCGACGTGCTGGCTGTCGTCAACAAGTAA
- the groL gene encoding chaperonin GroEL (60 kDa chaperone family; promotes refolding of misfolded polypeptides especially under stressful conditions; forms two stacked rings of heptamers to form a barrel-shaped 14mer; ends can be capped by GroES; misfolded proteins enter the barrel where they are refolded when GroES binds): MSKQIQFNETARRAMEVGVDKLADAVKVTLGPRGRNVVLAKAWGGPTVTNDGVTIAREIDLEDPFENLGAQLVKSVATKTNDVAGDGTTTATVLAQAIIKAGLRNVAAGANPIALGSGISKAADAVSEALLAAATPIDDKSGIAQVATVSSRDAQIGELVGEAMTKVGHDGVVTVEESSTLNTELEITEGVGFDKGFVSAYFVTDFDSQEAVLEDALVLLHREKISSLPDLLPLLEKVAEAGKPLLIIAEDVEGEALSTLVVNAIRKTLKAVAVKAPFFGDRRKAFLEDLAVVTGGQVINPDVGLVLREVGLDVLGTARRVVVSKDSTVIVDGGGSAEAIADRAKQLRAEIEATDSDWDREKLEERLAKLAGGVAVIKVGAATETDLKKRKEAVEDAVAAAKAAVEEGIVTGGGAALVQARKALTDLRGSVSGDEALGVEVFNSALSAPLYWIATNAGLDGSVVVNKVSGLPAGQGFNAATLEFGDLHADGVVDPVKVTRSAVLNAASVARMLLTTETAIVDKPAEEEDHGHGHAH, translated from the coding sequence ATGAGCAAGCAGATCCAATTCAACGAAACTGCGCGCCGCGCAATGGAAGTCGGCGTAGACAAGCTCGCCGACGCGGTGAAGGTGACCCTCGGGCCGCGCGGTCGAAACGTGGTGCTGGCCAAAGCGTGGGGCGGCCCGACCGTCACCAATGACGGTGTCACCATCGCCCGCGAGATCGACCTGGAGGACCCGTTCGAGAACCTCGGCGCCCAGCTGGTCAAATCCGTGGCGACCAAGACCAACGACGTGGCCGGCGACGGCACCACCACCGCTACCGTGCTGGCGCAGGCGATCATCAAGGCCGGTCTACGTAATGTCGCGGCCGGCGCCAACCCCATCGCGCTTGGCTCCGGTATCAGCAAGGCCGCCGACGCCGTGTCCGAGGCGCTGCTGGCCGCGGCCACCCCGATCGACGACAAGAGCGGTATCGCCCAGGTCGCCACGGTGAGCTCGCGTGACGCCCAGATCGGTGAACTGGTCGGTGAGGCGATGACCAAGGTCGGTCACGACGGCGTGGTCACGGTGGAGGAATCCTCAACCCTGAATACCGAACTGGAGATCACCGAGGGAGTCGGCTTCGACAAGGGCTTCGTCTCGGCGTACTTCGTCACCGACTTCGACTCCCAGGAAGCGGTGCTCGAGGACGCGCTGGTGCTGCTGCACCGGGAGAAGATCAGCTCGCTGCCCGACCTGTTGCCGCTGCTGGAGAAGGTGGCCGAGGCCGGTAAGCCGCTGCTGATCATCGCCGAGGACGTCGAAGGCGAGGCGCTTTCCACCCTGGTGGTCAACGCGATCCGCAAGACGCTCAAAGCCGTCGCCGTCAAGGCGCCGTTCTTCGGTGACCGCCGCAAGGCGTTCCTGGAAGACCTCGCCGTCGTCACCGGCGGTCAGGTGATCAACCCCGACGTCGGCCTGGTGCTGCGTGAGGTGGGCCTGGACGTGCTGGGCACCGCGCGGCGCGTGGTGGTCAGCAAGGACAGCACCGTGATCGTCGACGGTGGGGGCAGCGCCGAAGCCATCGCCGACAGGGCCAAGCAGTTGCGCGCCGAGATCGAGGCGACCGATTCCGACTGGGATCGCGAGAAGCTCGAGGAGCGGCTGGCCAAGCTGGCCGGCGGCGTCGCGGTGATCAAGGTCGGTGCGGCCACCGAGACCGACCTGAAGAAGCGCAAGGAAGCGGTCGAGGACGCGGTCGCCGCGGCCAAGGCGGCCGTCGAAGAGGGCATCGTCACCGGCGGCGGCGCCGCCTTGGTGCAGGCCCGCAAGGCTCTGACCGACCTGCGCGGTTCGGTGTCCGGCGACGAGGCGCTCGGTGTCGAGGTGTTCAACTCGGCGCTGTCGGCTCCGCTGTACTGGATCGCCACCAACGCCGGGCTCGACGGTTCCGTCGTGGTGAACAAGGTCAGCGGATTGCCCGCAGGGCAGGGCTTCAACGCCGCGACGCTCGAATTCGGCGATCTGCACGCAGACGGTGTCGTCGACCCGGTCAAGGTGACGCGTTCAGCGGTGCTCAACGCCGCGTCGGTCGCCCGGATGCTGCTCACCACCGAAACCGCGATCGTCGACAAGCCGGCCGAGGAAGAGGATCACGGCCACGGCCACGCTCACTGA